Below is a genomic region from Bacteroides sp..
TTGAAAAACTTGGATCGAAGGGCGTTTTCTTCTGGATTTCTTCCCTGTTAAAAATATCTCCTGAAAGAAGGATCAGCAACCCCTTTTTTTTATCAATTAAAAAAAAATCTTTGGGCTTATAGGGAAGCGAATTACTTAAAAAAAAACCTCCATGGAAATCATGGAAGTTTACAGGAATCTCAAGACCGTCTTCCCAATCCATTAAAATTTTTGTTTTTAAAAGACCAGGAATCTTATTTTTCTCAGGACCTAAGATTGCTCCAAACAGCATTAAATTTTAATAAAATTTTTAAGAAACTCTTCTTTCTATGTAAATAGGAGAATTTTCAGGTATTAATTGTTCCTTATCCAATCTAGTTCCCCCATATGTATCCTTCTTCACGGAAACCACTTTCACGAAAGGTTTTATCCAGGGCTTTTTTATAATGAGGGTGGTCTTCATCGAAAATTCAGGGCTAATGGATTATGTTCTGTGCAAATTTAGAGAATAAGGCCAATGAAAACAAGTATTCTTGCCTGATAAACGGTTTTATTTGGTGTTTTGTTTTTGCTGCTGCAGATATTTTGCCAGGCTTTGCTGCAGGCTGGTGATGGTGCAGGTTTCAGGGCGGAGGACACGGATAAGGGGCAGGTTGTTGAGCATCAGCAGGATCTGCTTCAGATAGGCTTTTTCCGTTTCGGGCATGCCCCGCAGCATCTCCCAGTGGCAGATCTCGCTGCGCAGCAGGCTGAACTGCTCATCGGCCGGGGGCTGCTCAATGCGGATGTCCTGGCCCGGATGCCTTTCGAGGTGCAGCAGGTATTGCAGGGGGTAGCGGTCGGTGTGGTGGGGCGGGTTCTTCAGGGCGTATTTGCCCGTGAAGGGATCGGGGGCCTCCAAGTGCTTATCATCGAGACCAAGCTGCCTGACGGTGTTTTCGCGCAGGCGTATCTTACGGTCCACCGGCCAGATCATTGGCTTATTTTCTTCAAATACCACGGCGCTGAGGTCGTCGGAGAGTGCTGTGGACCCTGCCTGATGGAAGGCAGCTGTGAGCGACGACTTGCCCGCTCCGCTTTGCCCCAGCAGCAGTACCCCTGCACCTTCAAACACAAAGCTGGCCGCGTGGAAATGCAGGATGCCCCTTTGATGCAGCAGGGCCGCCAGGGGAAGTCCCTGCAACTGCGCCTTTACCCATCGGCGGTCAATCCCTTCCTGGGCCTTAAACCACAACTCTTTCCCCTCCAGCGCATAATATACCCCTGCACCGGGTATCACCAGCCGGCATTCCCGATCGTTGACCTCCATCTCGGGGGTGGAATAAACAGGGTATTCCACAAAAGGGATCTCAGGCAGGGACTGGATAAGGACGTCTTTTATGGGATAATGGGCATGGGGCATGGGGCTTGGTGCTAAAGAGTTGTCGTTGTTGTCAGGTTATCAGGTTGTCATTATTAAGATCACAGGGTTTCAGGTGTTGGGTTTCAGGTTTAAGGAATTATCTGTTAATCAGCGATTTTAGGATACTTATGAAATCAAAAATCCCTGCCAGCCGGTTTACCCGCCGAAAGAGGGCAGGCTGGGTTAGTCGATATTCTTTAATCAAAGAATCTTTCTCAACCTCAACCTTAACATTGAACTTCAAACCCCATGCTCCATGCCCCTTGCCCCATGCTATAACCGAATCATCTGATCAAACCACGGATACACTGACTCGCGGTGGGTGATGAACAGAATGGTGATATGTTTTTTAAGTTTTTCAATGACTTCCATGATTCGTTTCTCGTTTTCGGCATCAAGGCTTGAGGTGGCTTCGTCGAGGATGAGCAGGCGGGGTTTGCGCAGGAGGACGCGTGCCAGGGCCAGCCGCTGGCGTTCACCGCCCGAGAAGTAATAGGCGTAGTTGGCCAGTTCGGTATCCAGTCCTTTGGGCTGGCGGTTGATCAACTCGTTGATGTTCACCTGTTTCAGCACCTGCATGATCTCATAGTCGCTGAAGTTCTTCCCACTATCCCATACCAGGTTTTCGCGTATGCTGCCATCCACAAAGAAGGAGTCCTGGGGCAGGTAGCCGATGCTGCTTTTCCAGGCAGGCAGGAGGCTATCGTCAAGGGTTTTCCCATCCACCATTATTTGCCCTGCTTGTGGTTTTTGCAGCCCTGCGATAAGGTCGATCAGGGTAGTTTTGCCCCTGCCCGATTCTCCTACAATGCCTGTCAGGCGGTTTGCCTGTATGCTGGCGCTGAAGCCGGTAAAAAGGGGCTCAGCCTTGGGGTAGGCGAAGTGCAGGTCTTCGATGCGGATATCCTTTTTTACCTGAAGGGCATCGCCGTGCTTTACCTCAGGGAACCCTCTTTCTTCAAAAGTTTCATCGAGCTTCAGCACCATTTTCACTGAGGCGATGTCAGCAAAGATGTAGCTGAGCTCGGAGTT
It encodes:
- a CDS encoding ABC transporter ATP-binding protein; amino-acid sequence: FSYQIRRRLFRKIILSDWPSLNSKSRHNHLQVLTEEVPKLTNYYYFYLQILTRLIITAAHLFYAFLVSARFTTLVVVTGVLTFVLMRGFLRRSARLGDRYVGSFNRLLKYIDDFWVTVKIAKVHNSERFYYEKFDNANQDILKLQYRLTRNYSLPQLLYKLAGIVVLVAVIYLGYRVEQVPLASFFILIVLFARIFPQFAGINSELSYIFADIASVKMVLKLDETFEERGFPEVKHGDALQVKKDIRIEDLHFAYPKAEPLFTGFSASIQANRLTGIVGESGRGKTTLIDLIAGLQKPQAGQIMVDGKTLDDSLLPAWKSSIGYLPQDSFFVDGSIRENLVWDSGKNFSDYEIMQVLKQVNINELINRQPKGLDTELANYAYYFSGGERQRLALARVLLRKPRLLILDEATSSLDAENEKRIMEVIEKLKKHITILFITHRESVYPWFDQMIRL